One Flavobacterium sp. 90 DNA segment encodes these proteins:
- a CDS encoding RagB/SusD family nutrient uptake outer membrane protein, with protein sequence MKNIYKNILCVLALGLVLASCSNYLDDAPKGSKIPTTLADFEAFLRDEYTNQSVDIAQASTLINDKFIDIATLAAQRLTKANYMWDETADRIQLNQSDERQYYGQYAGISTFNLIIANALTTTEATEDQKRAVWAEAKILRAMSYYNLVNFYADTYVASTAGTKLSVPLITSADINAPSKQVTIQELYDFILADVKDALPYLPKVSQTALHPNLGAGYAFYSRVYLQMNNYTEALKYANLALTENNKLYDWVAYYNANKAVIDIPNSYTNTPSPMGFDYVENYTFRHGERTYLSTEYSIPVERAQRFEAGDVRFKSRWKLRTVGADTYYRRTLSGMFNYGGITTVEVYLIKAECLARAGQISDALDVLNTVRKTRILPASYQDITTSDKTVALNAIFKTKYNELILTIIPFADARRLNAEGLYKLNLSKTAGGVNYALATDSHLWTMPFPQGATKNPGNGTLTQNVGK encoded by the coding sequence ATGAAAAATATATATAAAAATATACTGTGCGTTTTAGCATTAGGATTGGTTTTAGCATCTTGCTCCAACTATTTAGATGATGCGCCAAAAGGATCTAAAATACCAACAACATTGGCAGATTTTGAAGCTTTTCTTCGCGATGAATACACCAATCAAAGTGTAGATATTGCACAAGCTTCGACCTTGATCAACGATAAGTTTATTGATATTGCAACTCTTGCCGCTCAGCGTTTGACAAAAGCCAACTATATGTGGGATGAAACCGCAGATCGTATTCAGTTAAATCAATCGGACGAAAGACAATATTATGGACAATATGCCGGTATTTCGACCTTTAATTTGATTATTGCAAATGCTTTGACAACAACAGAAGCAACCGAAGATCAAAAAAGAGCAGTTTGGGCAGAAGCAAAAATTCTACGTGCAATGTCTTACTATAACTTGGTTAATTTTTATGCCGATACGTATGTAGCTTCGACTGCGGGAACAAAATTATCTGTGCCTTTAATTACAAGTGCCGATATTAATGCGCCAAGCAAGCAAGTAACGATTCAGGAATTGTATGATTTTATTTTGGCCGATGTAAAAGACGCATTGCCTTATTTACCAAAAGTTTCTCAAACAGCTTTGCATCCTAATTTAGGAGCAGGTTATGCCTTTTATTCCCGCGTTTATTTGCAAATGAATAATTATACAGAAGCCCTAAAATATGCTAATTTGGCTTTGACCGAAAACAATAAACTTTACGACTGGGTAGCATATTATAATGCAAATAAAGCGGTCATTGACATTCCTAATTCTTATACAAATACGCCATCTCCAATGGGATTTGATTATGTTGAGAATTACACCTTCCGTCATGGCGAAAGAACCTATTTATCTACAGAATATAGTATTCCGGTAGAACGTGCACAACGTTTTGAAGCTGGAGACGTTCGTTTTAAATCTCGTTGGAAACTAAGAACCGTTGGTGCAGATACGTATTACAGAAGAACTTTATCAGGAATGTTTAATTATGGCGGAATCACAACTGTAGAAGTTTATTTGATTAAAGCAGAATGTCTGGCTCGTGCAGGACAAATTAGTGATGCTCTAGATGTATTAAATACAGTTCGTAAAACACGTATTCTTCCAGCTTCTTATCAGGATATTACAACTTCAGATAAAACAGTTGCCTTAAACGCCATTTTCAAAACGAAGTATAACGAACTTATTTTGACAATTATTCCTTTTGCAGATGCACGTCGTCTAAATGCCGAAGGACTTTATAAATTGAATTTGTCGAAAACTGCTGGCGGAGTAAACTACGCATTAGCAACAGATTCACATTTATGGACAATGCCATTTCCTCAAGGAGCTACAAAAAATCCTGGAAACGGAACTCTAACTCAAAACGTAGGTAAATAA
- a CDS encoding TlpA disulfide reductase family protein codes for MKSTILKSGLLALALTATISSCSKKEEGFTINGNIPGQKDGLVYLEFQDGDKNIVKDSVKIVDGKFTFTGKVDEPLRYSVKLKGQEFGRVFVLSNETINFTANKDSIFAAKLSGATQDSIYMSYYKNEFTKIQKIAGPVYKASDSISQNGKVKPTAEQKAMMDKRWADLQTLADDLTFKFIKSHKDQIAGALVLDDRLVTYGTPEQVKEYYAVLSPEVQKSYFGKKIKSGIELNDKTAPGVAAPEFSQTDVNGKVVKLSDYKGKYVLVDFWASWCGPCRKENPNVVVAYKAYHDKGFEVLGVSLDDKKNLWEKAIEKDGLTWTHVSDLKGWKNDVAVLYGVKLVPTNYLIGPDGKIVAKNLREEALQAKLKEIFSKS; via the coding sequence ATGAAAAGTACAATCTTAAAATCTGGTTTATTGGCCTTAGCGCTTACAGCCACAATTAGTTCCTGCTCAAAAAAAGAAGAAGGATTTACAATAAACGGTAATATTCCGGGACAAAAAGACGGATTAGTTTATTTGGAGTTTCAGGATGGAGACAAAAACATTGTAAAAGACTCTGTTAAAATCGTAGACGGCAAATTTACCTTTACAGGAAAAGTCGACGAACCTTTGAGATACAGTGTCAAGCTAAAAGGGCAGGAGTTTGGAAGAGTTTTTGTTTTATCAAATGAAACGATAAATTTTACAGCGAATAAAGACAGTATTTTCGCTGCAAAATTGTCTGGAGCAACTCAGGATTCGATTTATATGTCTTATTATAAAAATGAATTTACAAAGATCCAGAAAATTGCAGGTCCGGTTTACAAAGCGTCAGATTCTATAAGCCAAAACGGAAAAGTAAAACCAACAGCTGAGCAAAAAGCAATGATGGATAAACGTTGGGCAGATTTACAAACTTTGGCAGATGATCTTACTTTTAAATTTATTAAATCTCATAAAGATCAGATTGCAGGCGCTTTAGTTTTGGACGATCGTTTGGTAACTTACGGAACTCCGGAACAAGTAAAAGAATATTATGCTGTTTTAAGCCCTGAAGTTCAGAAATCTTATTTTGGTAAAAAAATCAAAAGCGGAATCGAACTTAACGATAAAACTGCGCCAGGTGTTGCAGCTCCCGAATTTTCTCAAACAGATGTAAACGGAAAAGTAGTTAAATTATCTGACTATAAAGGAAAATATGTTTTAGTTGATTTCTGGGCAAGTTGGTGCGGTCCATGCCGAAAAGAGAATCCAAACGTAGTTGTAGCTTACAAAGCATATCACGATAAAGGATTTGAAGTTTTAGGCGTTTCATTAGACGATAAAAAGAATCTTTGGGAAAAAGCAATCGAAAAAGATGGCTTAACCTGGACACACGTTTCTGACCTAAAAGGCTGGAAAAATGATGTTGCCGTTTTATACGGAGTAAAACTTGTTCCAACCAATTACCTAATTGGACCTGATGGAAAAATTGTTGCTAAAAATCTAAGAGAAGAAGCACTTCAAGCTAAACTAAAAGAGATTTTTAGTAAATCTTAA
- a CDS encoding TlpA disulfide reductase family protein — protein sequence MNTIKFKVIGLCICVFAFSNNIEAQKKKPAVTATSYNLEGNITGLEDGTTIKLIPGATHSSESAVAETTLKDGKFTFTGKLNEPRMFYLEFGKNKGYIPVIVENSKIKLTAEAEVLKQEDGRINFKNEVVSGSKSNDYYKKETAFRKDLEKDYEDYHKGTEAVADAYGKARVSGNKKLMDSIGNSPEWKAFEAKEKAFFAKVEKTTNDLITRNKATWWGPFFMLTQYSYFTPDQKPIYEQFSPEAKKSYYGQVADKDLNPKTLVGTSVPNFGLKDKDGKAYNVKDIVAGKKYILIDFWASWCGPCRKEIPNLKTAYTAYADKGFEILSISIDKDEKAWQKALGQENMQWHNLLDDNKVSNAFNVKTIPATYLVDSKGVIIGDNLRGAELEAKLKELLKS from the coding sequence ATGAATACAATTAAATTTAAAGTAATTGGATTATGCATTTGTGTATTTGCATTTTCCAACAATATCGAGGCGCAAAAGAAAAAGCCTGCAGTAACCGCAACCTCTTATAACCTTGAAGGAAATATAACAGGACTTGAAGACGGAACGACCATAAAATTAATTCCCGGAGCAACACATTCATCAGAATCTGCAGTTGCCGAAACTACGCTTAAAGATGGCAAATTTACCTTTACAGGAAAATTAAACGAACCTCGTATGTTTTATCTTGAATTTGGAAAAAACAAAGGATACATTCCGGTTATAGTAGAAAATTCTAAAATAAAACTAACAGCTGAAGCAGAAGTTTTAAAACAAGAAGACGGAAGAATCAATTTTAAAAACGAAGTAGTTTCAGGATCTAAATCAAATGATTATTATAAAAAAGAAACTGCTTTTAGAAAAGATTTAGAAAAAGATTACGAAGATTATCATAAAGGTACCGAAGCAGTTGCAGATGCATACGGTAAAGCAAGAGTTTCCGGAAATAAAAAACTGATGGATTCTATTGGAAATTCTCCGGAATGGAAAGCTTTTGAAGCCAAAGAAAAGGCATTTTTTGCCAAAGTTGAAAAAACAACAAATGATCTAATTACAAGAAATAAAGCAACCTGGTGGGGACCATTTTTTATGTTGACACAATACAGTTATTTCACTCCGGATCAAAAGCCAATTTATGAGCAATTTTCTCCGGAAGCAAAGAAAAGTTATTACGGTCAAGTAGCAGATAAAGATCTTAATCCAAAGACTTTAGTAGGAACAAGCGTTCCAAATTTTGGATTAAAAGACAAAGACGGAAAAGCCTATAATGTTAAAGACATCGTTGCAGGAAAAAAATACATTTTAATTGACTTTTGGGCGTCTTGGTGTGGACCTTGCCGCAAAGAAATTCCGAATTTAAAAACGGCTTATACAGCTTACGCCGATAAAGGATTTGAAATCTTAAGTATCTCAATCGATAAAGACGAAAAAGCATGGCAAAAAGCTTTAGGACAAGAAAATATGCAATGGCACAACCTTCTTGATGACAATAAAGTAAGTAATGCATTCAACGTAAAAACAATTCCAGCCACTTATTTAGTAGATAGTAAAGGTGTAATTATCGGGGATAATTTAAGAGGCGCAGAATTAGAAGCTAAATTGAAAGAACTTCTGAAATCATAA